In Maridesulfovibrio sp., the genomic stretch CCCGAAGACTTAAATGACGACATAACAATACTGCATTCACCCGGCCATACACCGGGACACATTTCCATATTCGTTTGCAGTTCAAGATCTTATATCGCCGGAGACTCCCTTGCCATAGAGCACGGCAAACTCGTCATTGCTAATCCTCAATTCACGCTTGATATGGGCAGATGTGTGCAAACAATACGTGAGATTCGTGAACTGAAGCCAACCCGTATTTATTGTTACCATGGAGGAGTGGTAGACAATACGGACAATGCAGGCTTGGATGCTCTGTTATTGCAAGCCGAGAAACAGTAAACAGTTGTGTGCTTGTAGCCGGGCTGGAATCAACGGTTGGAAATTTGATAAATTGGGCTTGCGCTATTTTCTTCGGTGTAGACCCGAAAAGGGTCCGGACACTGTATACAGGGCAAAAAAAGAGGTGTCACAGTCATTTGACTGTGACACCTGAAAAATTTGGTGCCGAAGAGAAGACTCGAACTTCCACGGAGAAACCTCCACTAGACCCTGAACCTAGCGTGTCTACCAATTCCACCACTTCGGCACGGCGAAGAACTGTTTATAAATATCGCGTAAGAATTGCAAGCTTTTTTTTCAAAAAAAAGTTTTTTTTGGGGATTATTTAAAAGTCAGTCTGCCTGAAAATATTTGCCCGTAATCCCAGCCCTTATAAAGAGCGGGATTACGGGCATATCCGGGTAGGTATATCCATCGTCCGGGAACCGGATTAGTTCCTGAACGATATTGACTGAAATTACTTCCTGAAATCTATTGGTACGTAATTTCTCGGAGTTTCGCCAGTGTAAATCTGCCTTGGGCGGTTAATTCTTGTATTCGGGTTGGTGTAATCCTCATACCAGTGCGCAATCCAGCCGGGCATGCGGCCAATGGCGAACATAACCGGAAACATGGCTACAGGGATACCCAGTGCGCGCAGGATTATTCCGGAATAGAAGTCTACGTTGGGGTATAGTTTGCGCTCAATAAAAAAGTCATCGGAAAGGGCGCGTTCTTCGAGAGTCATAGCGATATCGAGAAGTTCGTCGCTAAAACCGTGCTGGAGCAGGTCATGGGTCGCTTTCTTGAGGATTTTAGCACGGGGATCGAAGCTCTTATATATGCGGTGCCCGAAGCCCATGAGACGGCATTCTCTGTTTTTGACCTTCTCTATGTATTCATCAATGGTGTAATCGCCGTTATTGATGGTTTCGAGCATGTCGATAACCGCGGCGTTTGCACCGCCGTGCAGTGGGCCCCAGAGGGCGCAGATGCCGGAAGATACGGAAGCGAAAATATTAGCCTGTGTTGAGCCGACCATCCTTACTGTAGATGTAGAGCAGTTCTGCTCGTGGTCCGCGTGCAGCTGGAATATAAGCGAGAGGGCTTTTACCGCTTCAATGGGCGGATCATACTGCTTGTAAGGAATGGAGAACATCATATGCAGGAAGTTATGGCAGTAGCTCAGTTCCGGGTCGGGATAAACAAAGGGGCGACCGATGGATTTGCGGTATGAAAATGCCGCAATGGTACGCACCTTGGAGATAATCTTACCAACGGCGAGAAAAAATTCCGACTTATCGGTGATATCATTGAGGTCCGGGTTGTGGCTGCCCAGCGCGTTGATAACTGCGGAAAGGATCGCCATGGGCTGGTTGCGGTGGGACGGGAATCCTTCAAAGTGGTGGCGCAGATCTTCATGGATAAGTTCTTCTGCGGTGAGCAGGGCGGAAAAACGCGCCAAATCTTCTTTGAGGGGCAGTTCGCCAAAGATAAGAAGCCATGCTGTTTCGATGAATTTACCGTGCTCAGCGAGGTCTTCAATGGGATATCCACGGTAGCGCAGGATTCCTTTTTCCCCGTCAACAAAAGTGATTTTACTGGTACAGGAGCCGGTGTTTCCGTAGCCGGGATCGTAGGTGATCAGTCCGCTCTGGGCACGGAGTTTCGTGATATCAATGCCTGTTTCGCCTTCCGTGCCATGGATAACGGGTAGCTCATATTCTTTGCCGTCATACTTAAGGATCGCAATGTCTTTATCGCTCATGTTTGCTCCTTTTGCTAAGTTTCTATGCACGCTACGGGATATTCTCTGTTTTTTGGCAAATGAACCAGAACACTCAAAAGGACGGTTTACGCAATTTTCCATAGTGCGCAGACCAGCCAGATGCCTGGATTTGCAGTCCGGTCCCAGGATCTATCGCCTTGTGGATCCGGATATGTAAGCGGGCAGAAATGTGATTTCTTTCGGACTGGAATCGGGGCTGGGTGGTCCCGTTACCAGTGTAAATGGTTGTACGGCGTTTTAAAGGGGAAGCAGCGAACGCTTTTCCCCGATGTTGTAAATTTATTTATCCAAAACCAGCAGAAAAGTCCAGTAGTGGAGAGAGCATAATCTGGCTGTAAAATGAGATTGTTTTGTCAGAAACATGTAAGTATTTCGCTTAAGTTTTATTTAGGTTATGCCTCAAGTGTGTATTGGACAGAATATTTACGCATGCGGTTATGGATAGTTCCCCGGCTGACTCCGATAATCTTGGCGGCTTTGCTCTTATTTCCACCGGCTTGTTTGAGGGCGTTTAACAACTGCTGTTTTTCGTCAGGTTCAATTGTGGGGCCGCCTGGGTCCGGACATAGGCATTTGTCGGTTGTTTCCACAATATTGGGCGGAAGGTGTTCCGGGAGTATGGGACCGGAGTCTTTTACCACTGCCGCATATTCCAGAGCACTTTTGAGCTCACGCACGTTTCCTGGCCAATCGTAATCCATTAGTTTGTGCATGGTTTCCGGTCCTAACCCATCTCCTTTCCTTAGGTTCTTATTTTGTAGAATAAAATGTTCGACCAGTAAGGGCAGGTCTTCCTTGCGCTCCCGCAATGGAGGTAAATGAACCGGAATTACATTGATGCGAAAAAAGAAGTCTTCGCGGAACTTTTTTTCGCGTACAAGGTGTTGCAGATCCTGATTTGTTGCTGTTATCAGCCGTGCATCCATATTGAGCGGTATATTTTCTCCCACCCGTTCAAAAGACCGGGTTTCCAACACACGCAACAGCTTGACCTGAATAGGCAGTGGCACATCACCGATTTCATCCAAAAATATTGAACCGTCTGCAGCTTCTTCAAAGCGTCCCTCTCTGTGGCGGTATGCTCCTGTGAACGCTCCTTTTACATGTCCGAAAAGTTCACTCTCCAGTAGGGATTCATTCAATGCTGCACAGTTCAGTTGTACAAATGGCTTTGCACTGCGTGGACTCATTTCATGTATTGCTTGTGCGGCCAGTTCCTTCCCTGTGCCCGATTCCCCGTAGATTATGACTGGAGCATCTGAACGGGCCGCTTTACCGAGCAGGGTGTAAACCTTCTGCATAGCGAGGGAGTTACCTACAAAACCGCAAAACCGATGTTCATCATGTTGCAGTTTTTGGGAAAGTTCACGGATTTTAAGTTCCTTGCGGTCCAGTTCGCTGATGTCGGTCACAGTTTCAACAGACCCGAGGATTTCACCATTATCGTCCATGAGCAGGGAAGCATTTTTCAGCACATGAAGGTAATTTCCGTTTTTATCTATTATGTGACAGCTTTTACGGTTTTCCTTGCGGGTATTGAAAAGTCTGCACCAGTGTTGTTTACCTTCCGC encodes the following:
- a CDS encoding citrate synthase, encoding MSDKDIAILKYDGKEYELPVIHGTEGETGIDITKLRAQSGLITYDPGYGNTGSCTSKITFVDGEKGILRYRGYPIEDLAEHGKFIETAWLLIFGELPLKEDLARFSALLTAEELIHEDLRHHFEGFPSHRNQPMAILSAVINALGSHNPDLNDITDKSEFFLAVGKIISKVRTIAAFSYRKSIGRPFVYPDPELSYCHNFLHMMFSIPYKQYDPPIEAVKALSLIFQLHADHEQNCSTSTVRMVGSTQANIFASVSSGICALWGPLHGGANAAVIDMLETINNGDYTIDEYIEKVKNRECRLMGFGHRIYKSFDPRAKILKKATHDLLQHGFSDELLDIAMTLEERALSDDFFIERKLYPNVDFYSGIILRALGIPVAMFPVMFAIGRMPGWIAHWYEDYTNPNTRINRPRQIYTGETPRNYVPIDFRK
- a CDS encoding sigma 54-interacting transcriptional regulator — encoded protein: MTEQDIDLYLREVIDTMSDGLIIVRPNGTIMKVNEALLRMTGFAKEELLNKPCSVLGCDACLRSRAEGKQHWCRLFNTRKENRKSCHIIDKNGNYLHVLKNASLLMDDNGEILGSVETVTDISELDRKELKIRELSQKLQHDEHRFCGFVGNSLAMQKVYTLLGKAARSDAPVIIYGESGTGKELAAQAIHEMSPRSAKPFVQLNCAALNESLLESELFGHVKGAFTGAYRHREGRFEEAADGSIFLDEIGDVPLPIQVKLLRVLETRSFERVGENIPLNMDARLITATNQDLQHLVREKKFREDFFFRINVIPVHLPPLRERKEDLPLLVEHFILQNKNLRKGDGLGPETMHKLMDYDWPGNVRELKSALEYAAVVKDSGPILPEHLPPNIVETTDKCLCPDPGGPTIEPDEKQQLLNALKQAGGNKSKAAKIIGVSRGTIHNRMRKYSVQYTLEA